The Urbifossiella limnaea genome has a window encoding:
- a CDS encoding FHA domain-containing protein, protein MRSVTFLVLEGVDKGRVYKDLPIPVTIGREEGNGLRLNDERVSRYHAKIQIEDQDIILTDLDSTNGTRVNGAAVQIRRLRPGDQVSIGRSMLLFGTMEEIAARRATSVPANGGAHAQTIRADELAAAAGRVPAAAPLDPEATPKQWSAFDDDLPPLPNKLTPAQSARLSEIFDYLHRGLTNAVENIDANEDGTEVKLGFNEWQTVQAVQMLLARYGRTISEPEPMR, encoded by the coding sequence ATGCGCAGCGTCACCTTTCTCGTACTCGAGGGCGTCGACAAGGGGCGTGTCTACAAGGACCTGCCGATCCCGGTCACGATCGGCCGCGAGGAGGGGAACGGCCTGCGTCTCAACGACGAGCGCGTCAGCCGCTACCACGCCAAGATTCAGATCGAGGACCAGGACATCATCCTGACCGACCTCGACAGCACCAACGGCACACGGGTCAACGGCGCCGCGGTGCAGATTCGCCGGCTGCGGCCGGGTGATCAGGTGTCGATCGGCCGCAGCATGTTGCTGTTCGGCACGATGGAGGAGATCGCCGCCCGCCGGGCCACGTCGGTGCCGGCCAACGGCGGCGCCCACGCCCAGACGATTCGCGCCGACGAGCTGGCCGCCGCCGCGGGCCGGGTGCCGGCCGCCGCCCCGCTCGACCCGGAGGCGACGCCGAAGCAGTGGTCGGCGTTCGACGACGACCTACCGCCGCTGCCGAACAAGCTGACCCCGGCCCAATCCGCCCGGCTGAGCGAGATCTTCGACTACCTCCACCGCGGGTTGACGAACGCCGTCGAGAACATCGACGCCAACGAGGACGGGACGGAGGTCAAGCTCGGGTTCAACGAGTGGCAGACGGTTCAGGCGGTGCAGATGCTGCTGGCCCGGTACGGCCGCACCATCAGCGAGCCGGAGCCGATGCGCTAG
- a CDS encoding superoxide dismutase gives MLTRRDLFKSATAGAAGLAFPGLAAAQPKGPFVLAPLPYPATDLEPVIDAETMTIHHDRHHQAYVTNLNAALAGAPDWAARPIEDIVRNIATVPEAVRTAVRNNGGGHLNHTWFWRMMAKPGTGGAPSAELSAAIDASFGSMDGFKKAFTARALGQFGSGWAWLVVGGADGKPLGVSSTPNQDSPLMEGKHTLLGVDVWEHAYYLKYRNVRAKYVEAWFQVVNWNHVNEQYTRRPKA, from the coding sequence ATGCTGACCCGTCGCGACCTGTTTAAGAGCGCCACCGCCGGCGCCGCCGGCCTGGCCTTCCCCGGCCTCGCCGCCGCCCAGCCGAAGGGCCCCTTCGTGCTCGCGCCGCTGCCGTACCCGGCGACCGACCTGGAGCCGGTCATCGACGCGGAGACGATGACCATTCACCACGACCGCCACCACCAGGCGTACGTGACGAACCTCAACGCCGCTCTGGCCGGCGCCCCCGACTGGGCCGCGCGACCGATCGAAGACATCGTCCGCAACATCGCCACCGTGCCGGAAGCGGTCCGCACCGCCGTCCGCAACAACGGCGGCGGCCACCTCAACCACACGTGGTTCTGGCGGATGATGGCCAAGCCCGGCACCGGCGGCGCGCCGTCGGCCGAGCTCAGCGCCGCCATCGACGCCAGCTTCGGCAGCATGGACGGCTTCAAGAAGGCGTTCACCGCCCGCGCCCTGGGTCAGTTCGGCAGCGGCTGGGCCTGGCTCGTCGTCGGCGGGGCCGACGGCAAGCCGCTCGGCGTGAGCAGCACGCCGAACCAGGACAGCCCGCTGATGGAGGGGAAGCACACGCTGCTCGGCGTCGACGTGTGGGAGCACGCGTACTACCTGAAGTACCGCAATGTTCGCGCGAAGTACGTCGAGGCGTGGTTCCAGGTGGTAAATTGGAACCACGTGAACGAGCAGTACACCCGGCGGCCGAAGGCGTGA
- a CDS encoding RidA family protein, which produces MGRRLISTGSPFEAEIGYSRAVVDGEWVFVSGTTGFDYATMTISDDVAEQADQCLKNIAAALAQAGASLADVVRVTYILPTASDFKPCWPVLKKYFGESRPAATMFAAGLTDPRMKIEIEVTARLRTAS; this is translated from the coding sequence ATGGGCAGGCGGCTGATCAGCACGGGCTCGCCGTTCGAGGCGGAAATCGGCTACTCGCGGGCGGTCGTGGACGGCGAGTGGGTGTTCGTCTCCGGCACCACCGGGTTCGACTACGCCACCATGACCATTTCCGACGACGTGGCCGAGCAGGCCGACCAGTGCCTGAAGAACATCGCCGCCGCGCTCGCCCAGGCCGGGGCTTCCCTCGCCGACGTGGTACGCGTCACCTACATCCTGCCGACGGCCTCGGACTTCAAGCCGTGCTGGCCGGTGCTGAAGAAGTACTTCGGTGAGAGTCGCCCCGCCGCGACCATGTTCGCCGCCGGCCTTACCGACCCGCGGATGAAGATCGAAATCGAGGTGACCGCCCGCTTGCGGACGGCTTCGTAG
- a CDS encoding metallophosphoesterase family protein: MTTSPRLAGPGRPVRIAVTADLHFGPRHPGGAAATHALADDLFRDPPDLFVIAGDVGAGDEFGRCLDLFAELPCHKALVPGNHDIWVRSDDPRGDSLDVYRHHLPAEAAARGFHYLDHGPLVLPEARFAVVGSINWYDYSWGVDRLREFTPEWADRLRTKRFTRGRHNDANFVRWHFDDAGFAQEAVETLNDHLAEALSQVPAALVVTHHPPFRRLNYPKPDPPDLDALMWEAFSGNADLEDVLAKYAGRIPLAFCGHTHFAREASFGPTRGYNVGGDYGFKRLLRVDWPAGEVTAVEYSGAGEMAGR, translated from the coding sequence ATGACGACCTCCCCGCGGCTCGCCGGACCCGGCCGCCCGGTCCGGATCGCCGTTACCGCCGACCTCCACTTCGGCCCGCGCCACCCGGGCGGGGCCGCCGCAACCCACGCCCTCGCGGACGACCTGTTCCGCGACCCGCCCGACCTGTTCGTCATCGCCGGCGACGTCGGCGCGGGCGACGAGTTCGGCCGGTGCCTCGACCTGTTCGCCGAGTTGCCGTGCCACAAGGCGCTGGTGCCCGGCAACCACGACATCTGGGTCCGCTCCGACGACCCCCGCGGCGACTCCCTCGACGTGTACCGGCACCACCTGCCGGCCGAGGCCGCGGCCCGCGGTTTCCACTACCTCGACCACGGCCCGCTGGTGCTGCCCGAGGCCCGGTTCGCGGTGGTGGGCTCGATTAACTGGTACGACTACTCGTGGGGCGTGGACCGCCTCCGCGAGTTCACCCCGGAGTGGGCCGACCGCCTCCGCACGAAGCGGTTCACCCGCGGCCGGCACAACGACGCCAACTTCGTCCGCTGGCACTTCGACGACGCCGGGTTCGCGCAGGAGGCGGTGGAAACGCTGAACGACCACCTCGCTGAGGCGCTGAGCCAGGTGCCGGCGGCGCTGGTCGTGACGCACCACCCGCCGTTCCGCCGGTTGAACTACCCGAAGCCGGACCCGCCGGACCTGGACGCGCTCATGTGGGAGGCGTTCAGCGGCAACGCCGACCTGGAGGACGTGCTGGCGAAGTACGCCGGCCGGATTCCGCTGGCGTTCTGCGGGCACACCCACTTCGCCCGCGAGGCGAGCTTCGGCCCGACGCGCGGGTACAACGTCGGCGGCGACTACGGCTTCAAGCGGCTGTTGCGGGTGGACTGGCCGGCAGGCGAGGTGACCGCGGTCGAGTACAGCGGGGCCGGCGAGATGGCGGGGCGGTAG
- a CDS encoding DUF1549 and DUF1553 domain-containing protein: MTRLVPAVAVLLALASPAAAAPPSDPASRAEVAGTPTAVEVTPASVTLDGVRDARQLVVTGRYADGTVRDLTTLTTATVNNAAIVDVQDGLYLRPKANGAATLTLAVGGKTVQVPVAVAAMDQPSPVSFRNHVIAAMNVGGCNMGACHGTPSGKNGFKLSLRGFDPAADYLMLTREQFGRRTDKHSPAQSLLLLKGVGAVPHEGGQRFGMASVPGEMVLAWIAEGLKDDAPTVPGVKKVEVAGGGRVLKTPARWQQLAVVATFADNKSRDVTRLTNFSSSDPSVADVTPSGLVEFKRPGEVAILCRYLEEMVAVRVTYLEPREGFTWPNPPATNYVDTHTFNKLRMMSIAPSELCADDEFVRRAYLDAVGRIPTPDESRAFLTDQDAKKREKLIDRLVEMPEFADFWALKWADVLRSSRKTIQIKGSYGMQAWLRGHFARNTPFDTVVREIITSTGDTYANPPANYYRIAKDPQSLAETTAQLFLGVRMQCAKCHNHPFERWTQDDYYGMAAWFARVKQRPAGVIGTRPAAPAGAAEVVFVSRDGEVTQPRTGKTMRPRYIGVGDADVPAGVDRREKLADWLTGAENPFFAKSVANRVWFHLMGKGIVDPVDDFRESNPAANDELLDALAKDFVKSKFDHKALVKTIMKSRTYQLSAQPTDSNRDDTKYFSHAVTKLLTAEQLLDALCDVTGLPEKFPGLPAGTRAIQLPDGEVNNAFLKTFGQPARELACECERESDGNLAQALQLINGPTVNDKIRNPGNRLGKLLDAKKSNDEVLTELYFAALSRGPSSEERRLALAHVERGADKRKAWEDVLWALVNTREFLFRH, from the coding sequence ATGACCCGCCTCGTTCCGGCCGTCGCCGTCCTGCTCGCACTTGCGTCGCCCGCCGCCGCCGCCCCGCCGTCCGACCCCGCAAGCCGCGCCGAGGTCGCCGGCACCCCAACCGCCGTGGAAGTGACGCCGGCCAGCGTCACCCTCGACGGCGTCCGCGACGCCCGGCAGTTGGTCGTCACCGGCCGGTACGCCGACGGCACGGTCCGCGACCTGACGACGCTCACCACCGCGACGGTGAACAACGCCGCGATCGTGGACGTGCAGGACGGCCTGTACCTGCGGCCGAAGGCCAACGGCGCCGCGACGCTGACGCTGGCCGTCGGCGGCAAGACGGTGCAAGTGCCGGTCGCGGTCGCCGCGATGGATCAGCCGTCGCCGGTGAGCTTCCGCAACCACGTCATCGCGGCGATGAACGTGGGCGGGTGCAACATGGGCGCCTGCCACGGCACCCCGAGCGGCAAGAACGGCTTCAAACTGTCGCTGCGCGGGTTCGACCCTGCGGCCGACTACCTGATGCTGACCCGCGAGCAGTTCGGCCGCCGCACCGACAAGCACAGCCCGGCCCAGAGCCTGCTGCTGCTCAAGGGCGTCGGCGCCGTGCCGCACGAGGGCGGCCAGCGCTTCGGCATGGCGAGCGTGCCCGGCGAGATGGTGCTGGCGTGGATCGCCGAAGGGCTGAAGGACGACGCCCCGACGGTGCCCGGCGTGAAGAAGGTGGAAGTCGCCGGCGGCGGTCGCGTGCTGAAGACGCCGGCCCGCTGGCAGCAGCTGGCCGTGGTCGCCACCTTCGCCGACAACAAGAGCCGCGACGTGACCCGGCTCACCAACTTCAGCAGCTCCGACCCGTCGGTCGCCGACGTGACGCCGAGCGGGCTGGTGGAGTTCAAGCGGCCCGGCGAGGTCGCCATCCTGTGCCGCTACCTCGAAGAGATGGTCGCGGTGCGGGTGACGTACCTGGAGCCGCGCGAGGGCTTCACCTGGCCCAACCCGCCGGCCACGAATTACGTCGACACGCACACGTTCAACAAGCTGCGGATGATGAGCATCGCCCCGTCGGAGCTGTGCGCCGACGACGAGTTCGTCCGCCGCGCCTACCTCGACGCCGTCGGCCGCATCCCCACGCCGGACGAGAGCCGGGCGTTCCTCACGGACCAGGACGCGAAGAAGCGCGAGAAGCTGATCGACCGGCTGGTCGAGATGCCGGAGTTCGCCGACTTCTGGGCGCTGAAGTGGGCGGACGTGCTCCGCAGCAGCCGCAAGACGATCCAGATCAAGGGGAGCTACGGGATGCAGGCGTGGCTCCGCGGCCACTTCGCCCGCAACACGCCGTTCGACACCGTGGTGCGCGAGATCATCACGTCCACCGGCGACACCTACGCCAACCCGCCGGCCAACTACTACCGCATCGCCAAGGACCCGCAGAGCCTGGCCGAGACGACGGCCCAGCTGTTCCTCGGGGTGCGGATGCAGTGCGCGAAGTGCCACAACCACCCGTTCGAGCGGTGGACGCAGGACGACTACTACGGCATGGCGGCGTGGTTCGCGCGGGTGAAGCAGCGGCCCGCGGGCGTCATCGGCACCCGCCCCGCCGCGCCGGCCGGCGCCGCCGAGGTCGTGTTCGTGAGCCGCGACGGCGAGGTGACGCAACCGCGGACCGGCAAGACGATGCGGCCGCGGTACATCGGCGTCGGCGACGCGGACGTGCCGGCCGGCGTGGACCGCCGCGAGAAGCTGGCCGACTGGCTGACCGGCGCCGAGAACCCGTTCTTCGCCAAGTCGGTGGCCAACCGCGTGTGGTTCCACCTGATGGGGAAGGGGATCGTGGACCCGGTCGACGACTTCCGCGAGTCGAACCCGGCCGCGAACGACGAGCTGCTCGACGCCCTGGCCAAGGACTTCGTGAAGTCGAAGTTCGACCACAAGGCGCTGGTGAAGACGATCATGAAGTCGCGGACGTACCAGCTGTCGGCCCAGCCGACCGACAGCAACCGCGACGATACGAAGTACTTCTCGCACGCCGTGACGAAGCTGCTGACCGCGGAGCAGCTGCTGGACGCGCTGTGCGACGTGACGGGGCTGCCCGAGAAGTTCCCGGGCCTGCCGGCGGGGACGCGGGCGATCCAGCTGCCGGACGGCGAGGTGAACAACGCCTTCCTGAAGACGTTCGGCCAGCCGGCGCGGGAGCTGGCGTGCGAGTGCGAGCGGGAGAGCGACGGCAACCTGGCGCAGGCGCTGCAGCTGATCAACGGCCCGACGGTGAACGACAAGATTCGCAACCCCGGCAACCGCCTCGGCAAGCTGCTGGACGCGAAGAAGTCGAACGACGAGGTGCTGACGGAGCTGTACTTCGCGGCGCTGTCGCGGGGGCCGTCGAGCGAGGAGCGGCGGCTGGCGCTGGCGCACGTCGAGCGCGGGGCCGACAAGCGGAAGGCGTGGGAGGACGTGCTCTGGGCGCTGGTGAACACCCGCGAGTTCCTGTTCCGGCATTGA